In Candidatus Polarisedimenticolaceae bacterium, the genomic stretch CCGGCGCCTGCTCTCCGATGCCGAGAAGGTGGCCCGCTGCGCGTTGGAGCGGGGCCCCGAGGAGGCCCTCGGGTGCGCGTCTCCCGTCCTCGCGCGCCGCCTGGAAGGAGCCGGGGTGGCGTCCGTCGACGGCGGCTACCTCGAGTGGATCGGCTCCCCCGCCGAGGCGCGCGATCGTCGCGCCGAAGCCCATCCGCGCTGGGTCGTGCGCCGCGAGGGGATGCGTCGGAGCCTGCTCGCTCGGACGGCCGCCGACGCGACCGGACGGTTCGGCGCCGCGTCGTTCGCGCTCGATCTCGACTCCCCGTTGCCGGGAGCCTCGCTCGACGACCTGATGCCCACGTCGGCCCGGGGGCACGTGGTCGCCACCGCCGACTTCGAAGGAAGCGTCCTCGAAGCGTTCGGGGCTCCCTTCCCCGGCGACCAAGGCCTCCGCGTGCACGTCGACCTCCTCGACCCCAAGGGCGTCCGCATGGGGGTGGCGACCTTCGAGCCGGTCGCCCCCGGGTTCCGCGCGACGGCGATCCGGGGCGCCTCGCGCGCGTGGGCGGTCCTCGCGTTCGGCGCGCTCGCGTTGACCGTTCCCGGGCTGAGGCGACGTCTCGCGAGCCCCCGGGTTTGCCTCGCCTTCCTCGCCCTCGTCGTCGCCTGCCGCGCCCTCGCGATCGCCGTCCGGCTCCCGTCGGCGCTGCTTCCGCGTTCCGTCGGCTCGCCGAGCGCCTTCGGGACCGCGAAGGGGCTCGGCCTCGCCGCCTCGCCCGGCGACCTCCTCCTCACGATGCTCTCCGTCCTCGCCCTGGTGTGGGCGCTTCGGCAGCTCGCCCGGCGCGCGAGCCCCGCGGTCGCCAGGGTGGTCGCGCTCGTCGCGGGGGGCGGGGCGGTGGCGGCTCCATTCGCACTCGGCGAGCTCGGTCGCGCGCTCGCGGTCGACGCGCGCGTGACCGCCCTCTCGCTCGTGGACGCCGCCTCGTCGCCGGCGCAAGCGACGCTGCTGCTCGCTTTGGTCACGGCGATCGTCGCGGCGGCCGCCCTCGTCTCCGCCGCATGGCTCGCCTATCACCGCGCCACCCGCGGCTCGCCACGCGGCCGGCGGGCCGTCGAGTGCGCCGCCCTCGCCGCGGCCATTCTGGTGGTCTCCCTCTCGATGCAGCGCGCGAGCGACCGCTCGGCCCTCGCGCGCCTCCGCTCCGAATACGCCCCTCAGGTTCTCCAGCAGGAATCGCAGCGGCGGGTCGCGCTCGAGGCGGCGGTCGCGGAGGCCGCCGCCTCGCTGCGCGTCCGGGAGATCCTCGACTCCGTCGACATCGGCGAGGCCGAAAGCGTCGCCTACCGGATGTGGGTTTCCGGGCCGCTGTTCCACCGCGGCTACCAGTCCTCGCTCCAGGTCTTCGACCCTTCGGGAACGCCGCGCGGGTTGTTCGCGTTCGGCGTGCCGCCGCTGGGCGAGAGCCCGCCGGCATCGATCCCTCCGAAAGGAACGATCGTCGTGCGCGATCGCGAGCAGGCGCGCCTGGCCGCGAGCCTGCAGCGGTTCGTCCACGTCGAAGCGGGGATCTACGAAGGCGACCGCCCCATCGGCGTCGTCGTGGGTCACGTCCTCGACGACCCCTCGAACCTCCCCTTCCTCCCCGCCGTCGCGCCGTTCCTCGCGGCGATCGGACCCGGCGCCCCGAGACCGCCGGGGGCGCGGGAGCCGGACTACGTTCTCTACGACACCGACGGCGGCGTGCTCCTCCACACCGTGCTCGAGCCTCCCGCGGCCTCTCCGGAGCTGCGCGACGCGGCCCGGCGCGGAGCCACCGTGCGCATCGCGGACGGATCGGGACGCCACGTCGGCCTCCCCCTCCTCGACGGCGAACGCCTTCACCTGCTGCTCCTGCCCGAGCGCAGCGCGGCCGACACGGTGGCGGGATTCGTGCGACTGGCGGTCGCCACCTTCGCGATCGGGCTCGCGCTCGCGGCCCTCGCGCGCCTGGCGCGCCCGGGTGGCGCCGCGCGCCTGGTCGCGGCGCTTCGCGGTTCGTTCTACCGCAAGCTGCTCGCCTCGATCCTCGTCGCATCGGTCGCGCCGCTGGTCGCGTTCGCGTTGTTCCTGCGCGGCTACGTCGAGTCCCGCGTGGAGGCGGGGCTCGCCGCCTCGAGCGCGGGGGTGGCGAATGCGGTGCGGCGGGTGGTGGAGGACTACGCGGCGGTCGCGCTCGAGGAGTCGGCGGAGGAGACGCCGGCCCGCCTCAACGACGCCACCCTCGCGTGGCTTCGCGGGGTCGTCGGCCAGGAGATCCACCTCTACGAAGGGGGCGTCATGACCGCGACGTCGAAGCCGGAGCTGTTCGCATCGGGGCTCCTGCTCCCCCGCCTGGCGGGGGAAGTGCAGCGCGCGGTCGTCCTCGAAGGCCTCCCTTACCTCGTCCGGTGGGAGCATCTCGGGGAGCTGCGCCTGCCGGTGGCCTACGCGAGGGTGGACCTCGCGGGGCGACGCGAGCCGGCGGTGGTGGCGCTCCCGCTCGTCGCGCAGGAGAGGCAGGCGGCGCGCGGCGTCGAGCGCCTGCTGGAGATGCTCCTGCTCGCCACCGTGTTGCTCACGGGCGCGCTCGCCCTCGTCGCCGCGTTCGTGGCGCGAAGCGTGGCGCGGCCCGTCCGCGATCTCGTGCGCGCCGCCGCGCGGATCGCGCGGGGGGACTACGCCGCCCGGGCCGCGACCGCCAGCCGCGACGAGGTGCGCGACCTGGTGGACGGGTTCAACGCGATGGCCGCGGCCCTCGCCGCGCAGCGTGCGGATCTCGAGCGGCGGCGCGACCACATGGAGGCTCTGCTCCGCAACGCGACCACGGGCGTCGTCTCGACCGATCCGGAAGGGAGGATCGTCACGGCGAACCCGGCGGCGGAGGCGTTGATCGCCGCGGTGGGAGGCGAGCTCGCGCCCGGGGCGTCGCTCTCCGCGGCGATCGCGCGCGTTCCGGCCCTCGCGCCGCTCGCGAGCGCCGTCGCGCGCCCCCCCGCGGTGCCGGCCGAGCCGGAGGAGATCGACCTGTTGCTCGACGGGGGGGTCCGCCGCCTGCGTCTCGTGCGCGCCCCCCTCCCCGATCCCGACGGCGGCCCCCCGGGAACCCTCAACCTCGTCGACGACGTCACCGACCTCATGCGTTCGAACCAGCTCGCCGCGTGGGCGGAGATGGCGCGCGCGATCGCCCACGAGATCAAGAACCCTCTCACGCCGATCCAGCTCTCGACGGAGCACCTCGCGCGCCTGCTTCGCGATCGAGGCCAGCTCCCGTCCCCCGAGCTCGAGGCGTGCCTCGAGACGGTCCTCAAGCAGGTCCGGAACCTCCGGGAGATCGCCTCCGAGTTCGGCGCGTACGCGAAGCTGCCGGCGCTCAGCCCCGAGCCGATCGACGCGGCGTCGTTTCTCCGCGACGTCGCCGCCCCCTATGTCGCGGCCCCCCCGGCGGGGGTGACGATCGTCGAACGGCACCTCCCCGCCCCCTCGGTCGCGGTCGACCGCCGCGTCCTCGCGCGCGCGGTCGTCAACCTCGTGGAGAACGCGATCCAGGCGATGCCCGACGGCGGCACCCTCGCGCTCACCTCCGCGCCGCGCGGCCCGGACGCCGTCGAGCTCGTCGTCGCGGATTCCGGGGTGGGGCTCTCGGCGGATGCGCGCCGCCGGCTGTTCGAGCCGTATTTCTCGACCAAGTCGTCGGGGACCGGGCTCGGCCTTGCGATCGTCCGCCGCGCGGTCGAAGGACACGGCGGCCGGATCGAGGTCGAGGACGCGGCCGGCGGCGGCACCTTGTTCCGGATCGTGCTGCCCGCGGCGCCGTAGACCTTCCGCGCGGCTATACTCCGCGCGTGCCGCCCCCGCCGCGCCCTCGAAAAGCTCCCTGGTACG encodes the following:
- a CDS encoding ATP-binding protein, giving the protein MSRARLALVPLVPLLIVLAGEVLARRATGIPPEAARRQLEREARVYQASFRRLLSDAEKVARCALERGPEEALGCASPVLARRLEGAGVASVDGGYLEWIGSPAEARDRRAEAHPRWVVRREGMRRSLLARTAADATGRFGAASFALDLDSPLPGASLDDLMPTSARGHVVATADFEGSVLEAFGAPFPGDQGLRVHVDLLDPKGVRMGVATFEPVAPGFRATAIRGASRAWAVLAFGALALTVPGLRRRLASPRVCLAFLALVVACRALAIAVRLPSALLPRSVGSPSAFGTAKGLGLAASPGDLLLTMLSVLALVWALRQLARRASPAVARVVALVAGGGAVAAPFALGELGRALAVDARVTALSLVDAASSPAQATLLLALVTAIVAAAALVSAAWLAYHRATRGSPRGRRAVECAALAAAILVVSLSMQRASDRSALARLRSEYAPQVLQQESQRRVALEAAVAEAAASLRVREILDSVDIGEAESVAYRMWVSGPLFHRGYQSSLQVFDPSGTPRGLFAFGVPPLGESPPASIPPKGTIVVRDREQARLAASLQRFVHVEAGIYEGDRPIGVVVGHVLDDPSNLPFLPAVAPFLAAIGPGAPRPPGAREPDYVLYDTDGGVLLHTVLEPPAASPELRDAARRGATVRIADGSGRHVGLPLLDGERLHLLLLPERSAADTVAGFVRLAVATFAIGLALAALARLARPGGAARLVAALRGSFYRKLLASILVASVAPLVAFALFLRGYVESRVEAGLAASSAGVANAVRRVVEDYAAVALEESAEETPARLNDATLAWLRGVVGQEIHLYEGGVMTATSKPELFASGLLLPRLAGEVQRAVVLEGLPYLVRWEHLGELRLPVAYARVDLAGRREPAVVALPLVAQERQAARGVERLLEMLLLATVLLTGALALVAAFVARSVARPVRDLVRAAARIARGDYAARAATASRDEVRDLVDGFNAMAAALAAQRADLERRRDHMEALLRNATTGVVSTDPEGRIVTANPAAEALIAAVGGELAPGASLSAAIARVPALAPLASAVARPPAVPAEPEEIDLLLDGGVRRLRLVRAPLPDPDGGPPGTLNLVDDVTDLMRSNQLAAWAEMARAIAHEIKNPLTPIQLSTEHLARLLRDRGQLPSPELEACLETVLKQVRNLREIASEFGAYAKLPALSPEPIDAASFLRDVAAPYVAAPPAGVTIVERHLPAPSVAVDRRVLARAVVNLVENAIQAMPDGGTLALTSAPRGPDAVELVVADSGVGLSADARRRLFEPYFSTKSSGTGLGLAIVRRAVEGHGGRIEVEDAAGGGTLFRIVLPAAP